A single region of the candidate division TA06 bacterium genome encodes:
- a CDS encoding transposase, with translation MPTNSFQANQAFFSLLTFSYNILNWFKRLCLPPRFKNATAQTIRQEFLVLPARLVKSQNRNILKLPSEYISKA, from the coding sequence ATTCCGACCAATAGCTTTCAGGCCAATCAGGCGTTTTTCTCCTTGTTGACATTCTCCTACAACATTCTCAATTGGTTTAAGCGGCTCTGTCTGCCACCTCGATTTAAAAATGCTACCGCTCAAACTATTCGCCAAGAGTTTTTGGTTTTGCCGGCTAGATTGGTAAAATCGCAAAACCGAAATATACTAAAACTTCCGTCAGAGTATATATCAAAAGCA
- a CDS encoding transposase — protein MYRIRARADSGFFDHKFIAALEEHIYRIRARADSGFFDHKFIAALEEAHVGYAVVAKLTKPIKRTVCSIRYRLFKPTTAVVEFTYQPMGWKTPHRFVVIRRPVADNERYSYQVFVTNLPLQAEQVWYFYRPRAAIETDIRELKQSFSLAKNSDQ, from the coding sequence ATTTATCGTATTCGAGCCCGGGCCGATTCGGGATTCTTCGATCATAAATTTATTGCAGCCCTCGAAGAACATATTTATCGTATTCGAGCCCGGGCCGATTCGGGATTCTTCGATCATAAATTTATTGCAGCCCTCGAAGAAGCCCATGTCGGCTATGCTGTCGTGGCCAAGCTGACGAAACCAATCAAACGAACGGTCTGTAGTATTCGGTATCGGTTGTTTAAACCGACTACCGCTGTGGTAGAATTTACCTATCAACCCATGGGATGGAAAACACCGCACCGTTTTGTTGTTATCAGAAGACCGGTGGCCGATAACGAACGCTATTCATATCAAGTGTTTGTCACCAACTTACCTTTACAGGCAGAACAGGTCTGGTATTTTTATCGTCCTCGGGCAGCTATCGAGACGGATATCCGCGAATTGAAACAGAGCTTTTCCTTGGCCAAGAATTCCGACCAATAG